The DNA sequence GTGCGCGCTCATGCTTGAGCTGCGATAAAAACAGTTGAAGTGGCGGTGTGCGTGTTGGGGACGCGGTTAAATCCCTTCGGGATGCGGTGAACATGGAGTTGCATGCGCGgtagtttttttaattgccgCTGTTTGGACCCGCGCCGTGGTCAAGCGCAAAATGAacattattttaatttttgcaGTTTGTCTTGGGCTGACGAATAATGATGGGTGCTTTGCGTGGTCTTTTTACGTCTTCTGTTTCCCAAATCCCCTGTCGACCCtatttactttttcccccctcgtgCTGCTTGTGTAAGCAATTTATTTTAGGTTAAGTAGGTGATAGCGGTAAACTTGCCAAACACCTCCGGTCAAAAGGGTAGGGAAGGGATTACAGCGCGTTTCCGTTCTGAAGTCTCTGTTTGTAGCAGCGGCGAGTCAGTGAGCTAGTTTTTAGATATAAGCATCATTTTaggtttctttctttccgttCTCTGTCTTGTGTGTGTATCGTTTTGTGCGTATTCGGTACTATTAATTTCATTTGGCTCATCGCACTGTGATATCTGAGTTTCCCACGAAGGCTACGAAGGGCAAAACTTGTTAGAGTGCCGATCACGGAAAGCCTTTAGAAAGGTGGTGCACTCGGGAGTATTGTCGCAGTGTTGCCACTCCACTGGGAGGCACGAAGGAAAATttgtacacatatatatttgtttatttacattGTATTATTATAGGGGGAAGGAGTGCTGAACTTTTGGGCACTCAAACCTCGATTCCACCGTCTCTACGCCCACCGCCGTGCTGACACTATGGGGATTAAAGGGTTATGGGGAGAAGTGAAACCCGTGTGCCGAGACGCACACTTGGAGAAATTCAGAGGGAGCCGTGTTGGAGTTGACATGTACGTGTGGCTCCACCGCGCTGTCAGCGGAAGCGTTGATCTCAGTACCGAAGCGAATGTTGAAATGCTTAGGGCACATGTTGAAAGCCTGTCAGATCCTtccgtgacagtcagcgcgcATCCCATTCCCCTTAACACAAAATTTCTCCACTGGGTGATGAGTCAGGTCGAGCTTCTTCTGCGATACGGTGTGAAGCCTGTGCTGGTGTTTGATGGGAGGGAGTTGCCAATGAAgcgtgaggaagaagaggaacgaAGACGGAACAGGATCAAGCACCTCTCTGAGGCTCTGGATTTGCTGCGGCGCAACTCGAGGCCGACGCCTAGCGAACGTAAGGATATAGCAGGGCTAGTGGAAAGGGGAATGGACATAACAACGGAGCTTGCACATGCCGTGATCATGATGTTACAAGAACGCCAGTTGGAGTGCATTGTGGCGCCTTACGAGGCGGATGCCCAGTTAGCGTATTTGTGCCAGCAGAGGTATGTGGACGCGGTAATAACGGAGGACAGCGATCTCCTTGTGTATTGGTGTCCGCGGCTTATCGCTAAGTTAGATCACAAGGGAAGTTGTCAAGTTATTGAGGTGGAAAGCGTACTTCATTGTCCTTTGTTTAAAGGACTTTCGTATAACTCTTTCCTCGTCGGCTGCATTCTTAGTGGCTGTGATTACTTACCTAATTTGCGGCATATTGGCGTGAAGAAGGCATTCGGCATTATGTCAGAGGCCAGGTCGGTGCCGGATGTCATTCGGTTATTAGAGGAAAACTATGGGTTTCCCAGGGAGCAACTGCGCAAATATGAAGCTGGTTTACAGAGAGCCATCTACTGTTTTTTACACCACATCGTCTTTGACCCGGTGAAACGTGCGTTGGTTACCCGAACACCTCTTCCAAACGGAGTTGCGTTCAAGCAGAGCATTTTGGGTGAGTTAGTGGGGGACGATCTCGCCCAAAGCATGTGCTGCCAGTGCCTCTACGATCCCACCACACGCTCTTTATACAAGGGAATTTATCAGTATTGTTTGGATAATTACCGGAAGACTTCCCGCGCTGGTCAGAGTACGTTGACGGCATTCAACGGGTTCAAGGAGCTGCGGTCGCCGCGTATGACCTTACGACTTGCTTCAAGCAACTCTCAGGCGTCAGCCACATCAGTGTCGAATACCCCGCTTACGCCACCGACGAAAACGTTTTTCTCAGCACCGCTGGAGAAAGTGCGGGAAGCCGAAGGTTACTGTGGGCCGAAGGTTGTGCGATCCAAGTACTTTGTGAACGGGCAGTGGAAGGTGGACAACTGGGAGGAGAGCAGTTCGCAGGGCGGAGACTCAAACACCAAGAATGGCAACGGTGACGACAGTCAAAGCCCTAGCGGCGCTGTTACCGATGAATGTGATGCCGCTGGCGGTGTTCGAAGTGACGGTGGAAAATGTTGTGTCAAGAGTGAGCCACCGACGCCACCTGACCGTGTTAGCTGTGCAACACTGAGCTGTAAAGCTTCAAGCGTTTGTCAGGTTGCAGGTGCCTCCGACTCAGCAACCGCAGATGCGGACCGAGCAGTGGACCCATCGCACGGTGAATTCAGAGGGACGGAGCTTACGTGTAGCGACGTGTGCGGGTTAACAGAGGTTCCCTGCTCTAATGTAGAAGGCAGCGCCAGTGCACTCCTTCAAGAATGCGGCGCAGATGCGCCCAACGACCCGGTGGGCGCTGACCGTGCCAGCGTGCAAGATGTGAATGAGGGCGCAGAAATGCTTTGTCCCTTTGGCTACATTCAATGCAGACGGAAGCATTCCCTGTTTGAGCAGTGCTTCGTTGGAAAGGGGTGGACAAAGAAGGCTAATAACCCCAACGATCAAAATAATGGCTCCGGTGCCCAGGTGGTCCCGCAGGGCGatactgatggtgatgggGGTACGTCGCCATGGAGAACAAGAGGGAGTGCGAAGCGTAGGTGGAGTGAGATAGAGAGTGTGCAGCCGTCGCAGTCACCACCGCTTGtgtcttcttcttcttcgttcCTTCATTCCATTGCCTCAACCACTGCTTCGCCGCTTACCGTACGTGAAGCAAACGATGCCAAAACTGGAGGTTCATGTGGAGGGTCGGTTTCTGTGCCCTGCAGGATGCAGTCAAACTCACCCAAAACTCTCACTGAGCAATGTGCGAACGGGTTGGCAACTGAAGATGCCTCTGATGAAGGCGTCAATGCAGACTTCAGTGCCAGCACATCCCAAAGTAGTGTCGCTGCCGCCCCTAAGGCGGCAGCCCTCTTTGAGCTGTTATCTTATACGCGACGGTAGAGCATACATGTGATCTCCTCTTGctcttatatttatatacgcGTTACTAAActgttatatttttgtttatatgtaTCTTATATCTGACTGTCTATTCATCgtgctttttttctatatCATTTCCCattccccttttattttgcccttttttttcagtttttcatttttatttttatttcccttttcaaattcttgctttctttcccccttttttacatttttttttgtttcgtttctcGTCACTATCACCTGCATCTCGTTGACcgtgttcttttccttttttttttccagtgcTCCGCATCCCTTTTCTCTATGTCGCTGGTGCAGTTCCCGCGGACGCTGGATCCGCGTATTGCACCTTTGCTGGAGTTAGAtgcatttccttccctttttatgGGCTACGCaaatatgtatgtatatgcatctgtatatgtatatatatatatattctttctgTGCTATTTGGTGTCTGTTTTGACGGTGAGAAAGTTTAGAAGGACaagagcaaataaaaaaaaggggggaagggaatgaaGGTAACCTGGCAAGGAAGGGGAATAGACGAGGGAAACATGGTTCCTGCAATGGCTGCCTGAAGAGGTGTCTTGTCATAGCTGGATGAAAAAAAGTTATGCGTACTCGCGTTTACATTCATTCTTTGTTACCTATTATTTCGAGCAGTTAACACCAGTGGTATTGCGTAGCTTCTATACGcattaattttaatttttttttctggtgtGTTTGCTACTTATGTCAggtcttttttcgttttttcttgatCTGCATTCGTTGTACCATCTGGAAGAAATGGGGTAttgagtagaaaaaaaaaagaaggaaattgGGTAAGTGAATGAACTGGTTTGTGTGTCTAATGGAGACTCTGCAGGATATACGGATAGggggtaaaaagaaaaaaaagaatacgaattctcttttttttaaaaggagaagggagagaaggcaGTGCCTTGTGTGGGGGGCTATATTGATCATCGACGCAGGAAGGTCTGCGTCTTTCTTTGTTACGTAATGTCCTTCCTTTCACCGGTATCGTCCAttctttgtttaatttttcttttcttttgtttaagtgtttttgttgtcgtATTACTGCAGTTAACTAATGTTTCCCCCAAACATACTCTCTTTGGATTGTGCGGTTTTCCTTAAAAGCCTCCTCCCCTCGTGACGTTCCATCCCGCCGTGCAGTGCCGTATAGCCGCCTTACGCGCCTCTTCTctccatttgttttctttattttctgttgGGATAATCGTGTCTGCTTATCTACTCGCTGCGGTGACCGCATAGCGACAAGTGGAGTCGTGGGTGTACGCGTCGTACACACGAGGTTCCGACTCTCTTCCGTTCTGCGATCCTCCAGAATCGCCAGACACCATTAAATGTACGGTTCTGCGGGTGCTGAATGaatcgaaaaaaaaggtccgTTGCACAGCGGGCACTGCAGCAGTGTCTACGGCGCCTGCCTGTAGGTCACAGTGTCATTTATCTTAATGAGCTGAGTGCTCACAACCAACTCTCCTTTCTTACTCAATGTTTTGGCCAAGGCTCTGGGAGCGAATGCGGCGGCGACGCGGGGTGTTTGGGAGATATTCACATTGGGTTTGAGGGATCCACTTTTCACCCGCCGCCGCGGCCAATGCAACAGCAGACATTAGCGGAAGCCGGAAAGGAGAGCCGTCCTCCCCGTCATGTCACCACGCCGCTATCCGGTGGTGTGGTGTCCCGTTTGCTGCTACCGAAGATGACGTGCGGTCAGTTGTCGGCGTACCGCGCCCCTCATTTGGACCTTCTGCCGCGCCCGcaacttttccttcttttagtGCCGCGGCGTCTGTTCACTTCAGTCGGTTCTTGTTTCTCCACCGAGGCGCTGCTGAGGCGTCACTTAGTTGACGTCCGTGGTGTGTTGCACTGGCGAGAACACGTGAGAACGTTACCAAATGCGGATACCACGGGGCACAGGCGGGAAACGGAGTCGGGATCAGTAATGCTTCTGCCGACATGGGGATGCAGTGCGGCTCAGGCGCGGCAAGCTGTTGCAATGGCAGCCATTGGCGATTTTCGTGTGTTTCTGTTGGGTCGTGGTCGACAGCGGTTGCTCTCAAGTCAAGCGTTGAGTGTGCAGGAGCTGGGTCGCTGGTGTCCAGCCGCCTTTCGCAGCTTTCAGTTGGATATACTTTCAGTTGAGCAGACGCCGGTATCATCACGGTCGTTCACACTTTCTTTGTTGGATGAGGCGAGGCGTGGGTTTCGTGAGTGGGGCCGGTCTGTAAACAAATTAGTGGACGGTAGTGACTCgttgaaggaagggaaaagggataCGGGACGGGGAAAATGTGCGATATCGCTTTCCGTTGCCGAAGCTGTGCTGGATGTGCGGTGTGATGCTGCCGTGCCTTGGGCATCGGTTGCTGACAGCTACTTGAGTGCTAAGCTTTTTGAGGCACTTCACGACCGACGTCATTGGTGTGCCTTGGATGCGATGATACATGCCTCACAGTACGTTGTGTTGCCGTTTCTTGTTGGTGAACTCTCAGCAAACGGCACCTACGGCGCTAACGAAAAGTGTTGCTCTTCAAAACTTACGCGGCTTCTGCGTTGGTCGGATTTGCAATCGATGTTCCGCTGGCGTCACTTTGAACCAGTATTTGGCCCACTGTCCCAGTTGGTGCGACCTGAGGATGTTACAGCCATTGGGGGTGGCCGTGATCCCTTTATACTCCCCCTACACGACACATTTGTTcggctcttccttcttccccgCATGCGTATTTATTACGCTGAGCGACATAGTGCTGCTAGGGGTACTTTTGGTCACCTTGCATCGCATAACAAGGGTGACAGAGCAAGGGAACCAAAGGTGGGAatggagggaggaggaggtgaggAGGAAGCCACAGTTGATATACTGGACTGCTTTAACGAGCTTACGCGTGAGGTGGGTATGAATCGGGCGTGTGACAGCTTATCTCGGGGGTGTGGCAAGGGAGTTGACCGGCTTTCCATGCCAAAGGAGGAACGTCCCGGAACCTCACGCGCACCCTCCTTTACCGTCATGGATCTGCCCGCACTTGTGAAATAtctgttttactttcctGAGTGCTTCGAGGTTTCTCGAAGTGGCATGGACGTAACGTTTAGGTTACGAGGAAGCTGAGCCGAGGTGTATTCCAACTGTGGGTCAGTGGCGGCCTGATTGAGAGTTGTATAAAGatatgaaaaatgagaaggaagtgtagggaaggaaggaacgGATAAAATTATGAAATTGACCGGTATGTCTCCGGTTTGCTGCTGAGGAGGATTTTGGGCCCTCTGCTGAGCGTTAGATGGTGCTGTGATACCACATTCCAAGCATCAAGGTGGATTGTGTGACTTTCAAACAGGTTAACGAGGCGGCGTGCCATATGCGTATGAAGCAATGGAACGCGTAATGTGTAGTTCACGGAGTTGCAGCGTTTCAAGCGCAGCAAAAAACTCGgatcttccccccttttgatAGCGATTGCGCATGCGTTGCTGTTGCAGGATGTACCTTTATCTACTGAGTAAGGTTTCCGGGAGCTCAATACAGTTGTGGAACGACGCAGTAGAGGGCATGTGTGAAGATGTGGCGAATGTAACCGTCCGAGGACCTTTCGCCACTGTGCGCCACTCGAGCGCATGTGAGCGACAGATTGTTACAACAGCAGTGTTCCACACGGGTTGCACGGAGACAGCGTGCGGCAGCCGCATTAAATGTGCGTACGTTTGTAGAGCCTGAGGTTTCTTGTCCTGTTCGTTTTGGTTGTGTCAAACATTTTCTGTTGTAATTTCCCATTAAACAATACTCTGTAGAGTTGTATACTTCGCCTGGTGTACTAACCGTTCTGTTTTTCACCCCTTTCAATCTGCATTCGCGTTTCCCTTTCacttctcccttttattccttctttgtggtactgTTTGCCGTGCTGTATCGGTGACTGGTGGTATTGGGATCCAATCATCCACCTTTCCGGTGGCTTCAGTGTGCACCGAGTTGTCAATCGTAAAGCGAGTCAGGCGAGACCTCTGAAGTGTCGCTAAGGTACTTCACACTAAAAGATTTGTGTAAACTGGTGAAGAGCAGACAAGGACAGCGTCTCGATGGAAGTGGCATTCGACGTTTACGCCTCCCTTCTACCGGTTGACCGCAACTCGCTTCGTGATCAAATGTTTGTCTACTGGCTTCTCCTCACAACCGGCGGTATAGTGATGTACCTTCTTTGTGCGTCGTTCAGTACatacttgtttttctttgagtTTGCCGAGACTTACTTTCCCCGCACAATAGCAAAGGGAGGACTCCACGACCAAATAATTCACGAGATATTTATTGCCGTTGCGTCTGTACCCTTTATGGCAATTTTAATGACACCTGCTGCAGTTCTTTCGCACCGCGGCTACAGTAAGTTGTACTATAACGTGGATGATTATGGCTGGCCTTATCTCTTCTTCTCTGCGgccctcttttttgtcttcaccGATTTCATGGTGTACTGGTTCCACCGCGGTCTCCACCATCCCACACTGTACCGTCACCTGCACAAGCTTCATCACACCTACAAGTACACCACACCCTTCTCTTCTCACGCATTCAATCCATGTGATGGGTTTGGTCAGGGTGTCCCATACTAcgcatttatatttatatttcccGTTCACCACTACCTCTTCGTGTTGCTCTTCATGGCGGTGAACCTGTGGACGGTGTCAATTCACGACCAGGTGGACTTTGGGGGTCATATCATCAACACGACAGGGCATCACACGATTCACCACGAGAAATTCAGCTACGACTACGGGCAGTACTTCACGTTTTGGGATCGGATCGGTGGTACGTACAAGGCAGCGAAGCAGACACACTCGCTGTCACTGTTTGGAAGGGGCGGTCGAGTTTCAGCTCAAAAACAGGAATAAAAGGGGGTTATGCGACGGGATTTGgatagtatatatatatatatgtatgcagtGAAGGAATAATGGTGGAGGGATGTTTGTTGCATTCTGTAGCCTCCTTTTCGTCACTTTTTTGTCATTGTGCTGCCACTGCTTCAAAAGGTGTTCACCAAGCGAatgatgctttttttttctcccttataTTTCGATAttctgttttacttttttttatattttgggCGCTGCGGGTGCTTCTGGCTGGAGGATATGGGTGGAgaacccccttttttttccagcaGGATGAGTTATATTCCACCCACGCGCTTCGGCGTTCGGTGTGTACACCTCGGTTCGTAAATACATTGGTACTCTAATTTTTCTACGCCGTCTCGTTTATTCATTCGGTGACTGATCTGTGCTGTCTTGGCTTACTTTCCTCATGAATTTCATTCACcatctcctttcttttcttcctgaCTCCTTCCCGTGCTGCATCGTTTTACGGGGCCTTGCGACACAACACGGCTGGGGGCTTTCAATCGTGCTGCAGCCTTAGGTGTCCCCCTTgaggttcttttttttctttttcctctttggtCCCTCTGGCTCGAAGGGAAAAgattgaaaaacaaaacaaaaggaataaaaggaaataaaaggagtGAGATTTGTtacgaacaaaaaaggaaagacaagAAGGTGGAGCGTGAAGGTGGCCGCTTCAGTGCTGGCAGCGCATAGAAGGAACAGAAGGGAGacgtatttatatttatttgagaCGCTTAGCGCCACTAAAGTTGTTGGAACAAGGGATTTAaacggagggggggggggaaaagaggaaacatcaaagcaaagaaaaggcgGATCCCTTCCAAGCGACTGGGGAGAGGGGGAGTTTCGACGTACGTTCGAACAGCTACAGtataaaaaggggggaaagtagAGTAAATGACGTCCCGCGTTAAGTTTGAAGTTGCAGAAGAGGGTGTCATCCCTGAGT is a window from the Trypanosoma brucei brucei TREU927 chromosome 8, complete sequence genome containing:
- a CDS encoding exonuclease, putative, yielding MGIKGLWGEVKPVCRDAHLEKFRGSRVGVDMYVWLHRAVSGSVDLSTEANVEMLRAHVESLSDPSVTVSAHPIPLNTKFLHWVMSQVELLLRYGVKPVLVFDGRELPMKREEEEERRRNRIKHLSEALDLLRRNSRPTPSERKDIAGLVERGMDITTELAHAVIMMLQERQLECIVAPYEADAQLAYLCQQRYVDAVITEDSDLLVYWCPRLIAKLDHKGSCQVIEVESVLHCPLFKGLSYNSFLVGCILSGCDYLPNLRHIGVKKAFGIMSEARSVPDVIRLLEENYGFPREQLRKYEAGLQRAIYCFLHHIVFDPVKRALVTRTPLPNGVAFKQSILGELVGDDLAQSMCCQCLYDPTTRSLYKGIYQYCLDNYRKTSRAGQSTLTAFNGFKELRSPRMTLRLASSNSQASATSVSNTPLTPPTKTFFSAPLEKVREAEGYCGPKVVRSKYFVNGQWKVDNWEESSSQGGDSNTKNGNGDDSQSPSGAVTDECDAAGGVRSDGGKCCVKSEPPTPPDRVSCATLSCKASSVCQVAGASDSATADADRAVDPSHGEFRGTELTCSDVCGLTEVPCSNVEGSASALLQECGADAPNDPVGADRASVQDVNEGAEMLCPFGYIQCRRKHSLFEQCFVGKGWTKKANNPNDQNNGSGAQVVPQGDTDGDGGTSPWRTRGSAKRRWSEIESVQPSQSPPLVSSSSSFLHSIASTTASPLTVREANDAKTGGSCGGSVSVPCRMQSNSPKTLTEQCANGLATEDASDEGVNADFSASTSQSSVAAAPKAAALFELLSYTRR
- a CDS encoding lathosterol oxidase, putative — protein: MEVAFDVYASLLPVDRNSLRDQMFVYWLLLTTGGIVMYLLCASFSTYLFFFEFAETYFPRTIAKGGLHDQIIHEIFIAVASVPFMAILMTPAAVLSHRGYSKLYYNVDDYGWPYLFFSAALFFVFTDFMVYWFHRGLHHPTLYRHLHKLHHTYKYTTPFSSHAFNPCDGFGQGVPYYAFIFIFPVHHYLFVLLFMAVNLWTVSIHDQVDFGGHIINTTGHHTIHHEKFSYDYGQYFTFWDRIGGTYKAAKQTHSLSLFGRGGRVSAQKQE